One Phoenix dactylifera cultivar Barhee BC4 chromosome 8, palm_55x_up_171113_PBpolish2nd_filt_p, whole genome shotgun sequence genomic window carries:
- the LOC103696210 gene encoding beta-1,2-xylosyltransferase XYXT1-like isoform X2 — MGNEKEFVRNIGRIEPRSLSFGLLIGCFLALMIYMSMSDRYVTPLPTGPVGFTVEPRAAPARGVPSSPMVEHKMNSPQVGPRNAAEENKLSSDASHPGSDLFEENDAINVRRNSSSMIHDASSGRQDAISAQQLGNENIREDQHEKDGGSRVPDKNSSTTGDSTQKENIMNPKQLGESSEAVKPQRKPMCDFSSARSDICRMEGDVRIHGKSSSVVFVASNQMGDPEPNESWRLRTYARKFDKTIMEKIRVVSVKLSSSIDAPRCTLHHSVPAIVFAVGGYTGNVYHDFNDALIPLFITSRQFNGEVQLLITNTQLWWVHKYRHILQKLTRYEIIDFDNDDQVRCYPHAIVGLESHEDMAIDPSRAPNGYSMVDFTKFVSSAYSLDRDSPIKMGLHPERKPRLAIIDRHRTRRLTNVEEVVKMAEELGYEVLRAEAKFETQVAEFAHIINSCDVMMGVHGAGLTNMLFLPMGAVFIQVVPWGRLEKIARYDYGDPAGNMKLQYMEYSISEKESTLIDLYPRDHPVFKDPMSFHRRGWLAMGKVYLVEQNVKLDLRRFRPVLLKALELLH, encoded by the exons ATGGGGAATGAGAAGGAGTTTGTTAGGAACATAGGTCGAATCGAACCCCGATCGCTTAGTTTCGGATTGCTCATTGGATGCTTTCTTGCCTTGATGATCTACATGTCCATGTCCGATCGTTATGTAACTCCTCTACCGACCG GTCCAGTTGGCTTTACAGTTGAGCCCCGAGCAGCGCCAGCTCGTGGAGTTCCTTCTAGTCCCATGGTGGAGCACAAGATGAATTCGCCGCAAGTAG GACCGCGAAATGCTGCAGAGGAGAATAAACTAAGCAGTGATGCTTCGCATCCAGGATCAGATCTCTTCGAGGAGAATGATGCTATTAATGTGCGACGGAATTCATCATCTATGATTCATGATGCTTCCTCTGGAAGGCAAGATGCAATTAGCGCCCAGCAACTCG GGAACGAAAACATCAGAGAGGATCAGCATGAAAAGGATGGCGGCAGCAGGGTCCCAGACAAAAATTCTTCTACTACTGGTGATTCAACTCAGAAAGAAAATATCATGAATCCCAAGCAACTAG GTGAAAGCAGTGAGGCTGTCAAGCCTCAAAGGAAGCCAATGTGCGATTTTTCTAGCGCAAGATCTGATATCTGTAGAATGGAAGGAGACGTCAGGATTCATGGGAAGTCCTCCTCCGTGGTGTTCGTTGCTTCCAATCAGATGGGCGATCCAGAACCAAATGAGTCGTGGCGACTCAGGACTTACGCTCGTAAGTTCGACAAAACCATAATGGAGAAAATCAGGGTAGTGTCCGTTAAACTGTCGAGCAGTATCGATGCCCCTCGTTGCACCCTCCATCACAGCGTCCCCGCCATTGTATTCGCAGTTGGTGGGTACACTGGAAACGTATACCACGACTTCAATGACGCACTGATTCCTCTCTTCATAACTTCGAGACAATTTAATGGAGAAGTCCAGTTGCTCATAACCAACACACAGCTCTGGTGGGTGCACAAGTACCGCCATATCCTGCAAAAGCTCACTCGATATGAGATTATCGATTTCGACAACGATGATCAAGTTCGCTGCTACCCCCATGCTATCGTCGGCCTCGAAAGCCATGAAGATATGGCCATCGACCCCTCGAGAGCTCCAAATGGGTATTCCATGGTCGACTTCACAAAATTTGTGAGCAGCGCCTACTCCCTCGATCGAGACTCGCCCATCAAGATGGGATTACATCCCGAGAGGAAGCCAAGGCTTGCAATCATAGATAGACATCGAACTAGAAGGCTTACGAATGTCGAGGAAGTTGTTAAAATGGCAGAGGAGTTGGGCTACGAGGTGCTGAGAGCAGAGGCCAAGTTTGAGACTCAAGTTGCCGAGTTTGCACACATCATCAACTCGTGCGATGTGATGATGGGCGTGCATGGGGCCGGGCTCACAAATATGTTGTTCCTTCCAATGGGTGCAGTGTTTATCCAGGTAGTCCCCTGGGGTAGGTTGGAAAAGATAGCTAGGTATGACTATGGGGACCCAGCCGGGAACATGAAGCTGCAGTACATGGAGTATAGCATCAGTGAAAAAGAGAGCACTCTTATAGATCTGTACCCTAGAGACCACCCTGTGTTCAAAGATCCCATGTCATTTCACAGGCGTGGATGGCTTGCTATGGGGAAAGTATACCTAGTTGAACAAAATGTGAAGCTTGATTTGAGAAGGTTTAGACCTGTTCTGCTGAAAGCCCTCGAGCTCCTCCATTAA
- the LOC103696210 gene encoding alpha-1,3-arabinosyltransferase XAT3-like isoform X3 yields the protein MGNEKEFVRNIGRIEPRSLSFGLLIGCFLALMIYMSMSDRYVTPLPTGPVGFTVEPRAAPARGVPSSPMVEHKMNSPQVGNENIREDQHEKDGGSRVPDKNSSTTGDSTQKENIMNPKQLGESSEAVKPQRKPMCDFSSARSDICRMEGDVRIHGKSSSVVFVASNQMGDPEPNESWRLRTYARKFDKTIMEKIRVVSVKLSSSIDAPRCTLHHSVPAIVFAVGGYTGNVYHDFNDALIPLFITSRQFNGEVQLLITNTQLWWVHKYRHILQKLTRYEIIDFDNDDQVRCYPHAIVGLESHEDMAIDPSRAPNGYSMVDFTKFVSSAYSLDRDSPIKMGLHPERKPRLAIIDRHRTRRLTNVEEVVKMAEELGYEVLRAEAKFETQVAEFAHIINSCDVMMGVHGAGLTNMLFLPMGAVFIQVVPWGRLEKIARYDYGDPAGNMKLQYMEYSISEKESTLIDLYPRDHPVFKDPMSFHRRGWLAMGKVYLVEQNVKLDLRRFRPVLLKALELLH from the exons ATGGGGAATGAGAAGGAGTTTGTTAGGAACATAGGTCGAATCGAACCCCGATCGCTTAGTTTCGGATTGCTCATTGGATGCTTTCTTGCCTTGATGATCTACATGTCCATGTCCGATCGTTATGTAACTCCTCTACCGACCG GTCCAGTTGGCTTTACAGTTGAGCCCCGAGCAGCGCCAGCTCGTGGAGTTCCTTCTAGTCCCATGGTGGAGCACAAGATGAATTCGCCGCAAGTAG GGAACGAAAACATCAGAGAGGATCAGCATGAAAAGGATGGCGGCAGCAGGGTCCCAGACAAAAATTCTTCTACTACTGGTGATTCAACTCAGAAAGAAAATATCATGAATCCCAAGCAACTAG GTGAAAGCAGTGAGGCTGTCAAGCCTCAAAGGAAGCCAATGTGCGATTTTTCTAGCGCAAGATCTGATATCTGTAGAATGGAAGGAGACGTCAGGATTCATGGGAAGTCCTCCTCCGTGGTGTTCGTTGCTTCCAATCAGATGGGCGATCCAGAACCAAATGAGTCGTGGCGACTCAGGACTTACGCTCGTAAGTTCGACAAAACCATAATGGAGAAAATCAGGGTAGTGTCCGTTAAACTGTCGAGCAGTATCGATGCCCCTCGTTGCACCCTCCATCACAGCGTCCCCGCCATTGTATTCGCAGTTGGTGGGTACACTGGAAACGTATACCACGACTTCAATGACGCACTGATTCCTCTCTTCATAACTTCGAGACAATTTAATGGAGAAGTCCAGTTGCTCATAACCAACACACAGCTCTGGTGGGTGCACAAGTACCGCCATATCCTGCAAAAGCTCACTCGATATGAGATTATCGATTTCGACAACGATGATCAAGTTCGCTGCTACCCCCATGCTATCGTCGGCCTCGAAAGCCATGAAGATATGGCCATCGACCCCTCGAGAGCTCCAAATGGGTATTCCATGGTCGACTTCACAAAATTTGTGAGCAGCGCCTACTCCCTCGATCGAGACTCGCCCATCAAGATGGGATTACATCCCGAGAGGAAGCCAAGGCTTGCAATCATAGATAGACATCGAACTAGAAGGCTTACGAATGTCGAGGAAGTTGTTAAAATGGCAGAGGAGTTGGGCTACGAGGTGCTGAGAGCAGAGGCCAAGTTTGAGACTCAAGTTGCCGAGTTTGCACACATCATCAACTCGTGCGATGTGATGATGGGCGTGCATGGGGCCGGGCTCACAAATATGTTGTTCCTTCCAATGGGTGCAGTGTTTATCCAGGTAGTCCCCTGGGGTAGGTTGGAAAAGATAGCTAGGTATGACTATGGGGACCCAGCCGGGAACATGAAGCTGCAGTACATGGAGTATAGCATCAGTGAAAAAGAGAGCACTCTTATAGATCTGTACCCTAGAGACCACCCTGTGTTCAAAGATCCCATGTCATTTCACAGGCGTGGATGGCTTGCTATGGGGAAAGTATACCTAGTTGAACAAAATGTGAAGCTTGATTTGAGAAGGTTTAGACCTGTTCTGCTGAAAGCCCTCGAGCTCCTCCATTAA
- the LOC103696210 gene encoding beta-1,2-xylosyltransferase XYXT1-like isoform X1 gives MGNEKEFVRNIGRIEPRSLSFGLLIGCFLALMIYMSMSDRYVTPLPTGPVGFTVEPRAAPARGVPSSPMVEHKMNSPQVDAGPRNAAEENKLSSDASHPGSDLFEENDAINVRRNSSSMIHDASSGRQDAISAQQLGNENIREDQHEKDGGSRVPDKNSSTTGDSTQKENIMNPKQLGESSEAVKPQRKPMCDFSSARSDICRMEGDVRIHGKSSSVVFVASNQMGDPEPNESWRLRTYARKFDKTIMEKIRVVSVKLSSSIDAPRCTLHHSVPAIVFAVGGYTGNVYHDFNDALIPLFITSRQFNGEVQLLITNTQLWWVHKYRHILQKLTRYEIIDFDNDDQVRCYPHAIVGLESHEDMAIDPSRAPNGYSMVDFTKFVSSAYSLDRDSPIKMGLHPERKPRLAIIDRHRTRRLTNVEEVVKMAEELGYEVLRAEAKFETQVAEFAHIINSCDVMMGVHGAGLTNMLFLPMGAVFIQVVPWGRLEKIARYDYGDPAGNMKLQYMEYSISEKESTLIDLYPRDHPVFKDPMSFHRRGWLAMGKVYLVEQNVKLDLRRFRPVLLKALELLH, from the exons ATGGGGAATGAGAAGGAGTTTGTTAGGAACATAGGTCGAATCGAACCCCGATCGCTTAGTTTCGGATTGCTCATTGGATGCTTTCTTGCCTTGATGATCTACATGTCCATGTCCGATCGTTATGTAACTCCTCTACCGACCG GTCCAGTTGGCTTTACAGTTGAGCCCCGAGCAGCGCCAGCTCGTGGAGTTCCTTCTAGTCCCATGGTGGAGCACAAGATGAATTCGCCGCAAGTAG ATGCAGGACCGCGAAATGCTGCAGAGGAGAATAAACTAAGCAGTGATGCTTCGCATCCAGGATCAGATCTCTTCGAGGAGAATGATGCTATTAATGTGCGACGGAATTCATCATCTATGATTCATGATGCTTCCTCTGGAAGGCAAGATGCAATTAGCGCCCAGCAACTCG GGAACGAAAACATCAGAGAGGATCAGCATGAAAAGGATGGCGGCAGCAGGGTCCCAGACAAAAATTCTTCTACTACTGGTGATTCAACTCAGAAAGAAAATATCATGAATCCCAAGCAACTAG GTGAAAGCAGTGAGGCTGTCAAGCCTCAAAGGAAGCCAATGTGCGATTTTTCTAGCGCAAGATCTGATATCTGTAGAATGGAAGGAGACGTCAGGATTCATGGGAAGTCCTCCTCCGTGGTGTTCGTTGCTTCCAATCAGATGGGCGATCCAGAACCAAATGAGTCGTGGCGACTCAGGACTTACGCTCGTAAGTTCGACAAAACCATAATGGAGAAAATCAGGGTAGTGTCCGTTAAACTGTCGAGCAGTATCGATGCCCCTCGTTGCACCCTCCATCACAGCGTCCCCGCCATTGTATTCGCAGTTGGTGGGTACACTGGAAACGTATACCACGACTTCAATGACGCACTGATTCCTCTCTTCATAACTTCGAGACAATTTAATGGAGAAGTCCAGTTGCTCATAACCAACACACAGCTCTGGTGGGTGCACAAGTACCGCCATATCCTGCAAAAGCTCACTCGATATGAGATTATCGATTTCGACAACGATGATCAAGTTCGCTGCTACCCCCATGCTATCGTCGGCCTCGAAAGCCATGAAGATATGGCCATCGACCCCTCGAGAGCTCCAAATGGGTATTCCATGGTCGACTTCACAAAATTTGTGAGCAGCGCCTACTCCCTCGATCGAGACTCGCCCATCAAGATGGGATTACATCCCGAGAGGAAGCCAAGGCTTGCAATCATAGATAGACATCGAACTAGAAGGCTTACGAATGTCGAGGAAGTTGTTAAAATGGCAGAGGAGTTGGGCTACGAGGTGCTGAGAGCAGAGGCCAAGTTTGAGACTCAAGTTGCCGAGTTTGCACACATCATCAACTCGTGCGATGTGATGATGGGCGTGCATGGGGCCGGGCTCACAAATATGTTGTTCCTTCCAATGGGTGCAGTGTTTATCCAGGTAGTCCCCTGGGGTAGGTTGGAAAAGATAGCTAGGTATGACTATGGGGACCCAGCCGGGAACATGAAGCTGCAGTACATGGAGTATAGCATCAGTGAAAAAGAGAGCACTCTTATAGATCTGTACCCTAGAGACCACCCTGTGTTCAAAGATCCCATGTCATTTCACAGGCGTGGATGGCTTGCTATGGGGAAAGTATACCTAGTTGAACAAAATGTGAAGCTTGATTTGAGAAGGTTTAGACCTGTTCTGCTGAAAGCCCTCGAGCTCCTCCATTAA
- the LOC103696231 gene encoding beta-1,2-xylosyltransferase XYXT1-like encodes MKSSRNFSRVEPQKLGVGLFVGCFVALIFYISMSDPVVIPFLNADSRLTSIYGVHKTPVVEDKMSSRESGPGKARQEHKPSCSSSDPRSNLCNKNDVTRTQSNSLPAKSDPPSGRQDARNIQKLGSENRIEDRHEKHGDYKVPDKNSSPTIGDPMKKEVIINPKQLGGRRENVEPQKKPICDFSEQRSDVCEANGDVRIHGKSSSVVFVTSNQRDNPESNQSWQIKAYARKGDRSLMANIKEVSVKLSNGLEAPRCTVYHNVPGIVFFNGGYNGNYYHDFNDVLIPLFITSRQFDGEVQLLINHMHLWWVNKYRLILNKLSRYEIIDFDNDDRVHCYPHAIVGLHSHKDLSIDPSRAPNGYSMSDFSEFLRSAYSLKKDLAIKVAELPERKPRLLVISRGLTRRFANLEEIVQKATELGYEVVVAEARFESNVAQFSQIVNSCDVMMGVHGAGLTNLIFLPTNAVLIQIVPFGGLEAIAKIDYGDPSKDRKLKYLEYSISEEESTLIDLYPKDHPVFKDPMSVHKLGWTAMGEIYLYKQNVKLDMERFKPVLLKALELLHQ; translated from the exons ATGAAGTCTTCTAggaacttcagccgagtcgagcCCCAGAAGCTCGGTGTAGGACTGTTTGTTGGATGCTTTGTGGCCTTGATATTCTACATTTCCATGTCTGATCCTGTTGTGATTCCTTTCCTTAATG CTGATTCCCGGTTAACATCAATATATGGAGTTCATAAAACTCCAGTGGTGGAAGACAAGATGAGCTCTCGAGAATCAG GACCGGGAAAAGCCAGACAGGAGCACAAGCCAAGCTGCAGTTCTTCAGACCCGAGATCAAATCTCTGCAACAAAAATGATGTAACGAGAACGCAATCGAACTCGTTACCTGCAAAAAGTGATCCTCCCTCTGGAAGACAAGATGCAAGGAATATTCAAAAACTAG GGAGCGAAAACAGGATAGAGGATCGACATGAAAAGCATGGTGATTATAAGGTCCCCGACAAAAATTCATCTCCTACAATTGGTGATCCAATGAAGAAAGAGGTCATCATCAACCCCAAGCAACTCG gtggaagaagagagaatgTGGAGCCTCAAAAGAAGCCGATTTGTGATTTTTCTGAACAGAGATCTGATGTCTGCGAAGCGAACGGTGATGTTAGAATCCATGGAAAGTCCTCCTCTGTGGTGTTTGTTACTTCGAACCAAAGAGACAATCCGGAATCAAATCAATCATGGCAGATTAAAGCTTATGCTCGCAAAGGAGACCGCAGCTTAATGGCAAATATCAAGGAGGTCTCCGTCAAATTATCGAACGGTCTTGAAGCTCCTCGGTGCACGGTTTATCATAACGTACCTGGCATCGTGTTCTTCAATGGTGGCTACAACGGAAACTACTACCATGACTTCAATGACGTGCTGATTCCTCTGTTCATAACTTCGAGACAATTTGATGGAGAAGTTCAACTCCTCATAAACCACATGCACCTTTGGTGGGTCAACAAGTATCGCCTGATTCTCAACAAGCTCTCGAGATATGAAATTATAGATTTCGACAACGATGATCGAGTGCATTGCTACCCGCATGCGATCGTTGGCCTCCACAGCCACAAGGATTTGAGCATCGACCCCTCGAGAGCTCCAAATGGGTACTCCATGTCGGACTTCTCAGAATTCTTGAGGAGTGCTTATTCGCTCAAGAAAGATCTAGCAATAAAGGTGGCAGAGCTTCCGGAAAGGAAGCCTAGGCTGCTGGTCATATCAAGGGGATTGACTCGAAGATTCGCCAATCTGGAAGAGATCGTTCAGAAGGCCACAGAGTTGGGCTACGAGGTGGTGGTTGCAGAGGCCAGATTCGAGTCGAACGTCGCTCAGTTTTCGCAAATTGTGAACTCATGTGATGTGATGATGGGAGTGCATGGGGCTGGGCTCACCAATCTCATTTTCCTTCCAACGAATGCGGTGTTGATCCAAATAGTCCCTTTTGGAGGGTTGGAAGCGATAGCTAAGATTGACTATGGGGACCCTTCCAAGGACAGGAAGCTGAAGTACTTGGAATACAGTATCAGTGAAGAGGAGAGCACTCTGATAGATCTGTATCCTAAGGACCACCCTGTGTTCAAGGACCCCATGTCAGTTCACAAGCTTGGATGGACAGCTATGGGGGAAATATACCTATATAAGCAAAATGTgaagcttgatatggagaggTTTAAACCTGTTCTCTTGAAAGCCCTTGAGCTCCTCCATCAATAG
- the LOC113461232 gene encoding beta-1,2-xylosyltransferase XYXT1-like: MGYEAKLVRSFSRFEPQKLGLGLLAACFLVSLTYISVTNNFAVHFPILNSRQSSSKHAAETGPLVETAMTSPQLEAGLENATHESRPSCDDANPRSGLCGKNDLTEMHQNSSSTASDVPPAKEDLSNSTKQLGGEKVTWGKSLPCDPKSGHCETDSDGRTQKNMTTMVDSLPGPVTTSSIKKDERIEDLEAERKPMCDTSARRSDVCEMDGDVRILGKNSSVIYVTPSRIGAWGRNESWKIRPYCRKTDKAAMAEVREVSVKSLGNYEAAPRCTVNHTVPAIVFSIAGYTGNYFHAFTDVVVPLFLTSYQYNGEVQLVVTNFKVWWIYKYLPILKKLSRYEIIDFDNDERVHCCKHAIVGLKAHNDLSIDPSKAPNGYSMVDFTRFMRSAYSLERSSPMRIGEHPGKKPRLLIIARSRTRKFMNLDKIIRMAEKLGFEVVVSEADNNVTRFAHVVNSCDVMMGVHGAGLTNLVFLPTNAILIQIIPWGRLDWIANTYFKYPSKEMKLRYLDYNITEEESTLIDQYPRDHAVFKDPSSIHKLGWNGMMEIYLVKQNVKLNIRRFRPVLIKALKLLHQR; encoded by the exons ATGGGGTACGAGGCAAAGCTGGTTAGGAGCTTCAGCCGCTTCGAACCACAGAAGCTCGGACTTGGATTGCTCGCCGCGTGTTTTCTGGTCTCGTTAACCTACATTTCGGTGACCAATAACTTTGCAGTCCATTTTCCCATCT TAAATTCCCGGCAATCATCATCGAAGCATGCAGCGGAAACCGGCCCTCTGGTCGAAACTGCAATGACTTCTCCACAGTTAG AGGCGGGGCTCGAAAATGCGACGCATGAGAGCCGGCCAAGCTGCGACGATGCCAACCCAAGATCAGgtctttgtggaaagaatgaTCTTACCGAGATGCACCAGAATTCTTCCTCCACGGCTTCTGATGTTCCCCCTGCGAAAGAAGATCTTTCAAACAGCACTAAACAACTAG GTGGTGAAAAGGTGACATGGGGAAAAAGCTTACCATGCGACCCAAAATCAGGTCACTGTGAAACGGATAGTGATGGTAGGACCCAGAAGAACATGACCACCATGGTTGATTCATTGCCTGGACCAGTTACCACCAGTTCCATcaaaaaag ATGAACGGATTGAGGATTTGGAGGCTGAGAGGAAGCCGATGTGCGACACGTCGGCCCGGAGATCCGACGTCTGCGAAATGGACGGTGATGTGAGGATTTTGGGGAAGAATTCCTCGGTGATATACGTGACACCCTCTAGAATTGGTGCATGGGGAAGAAATGAGTCATGGAAGATCAGACCTTATTGTCGCAAGACAGACAAGGCGGCCATGGCTGAAGTTCGGGAGGTATCCGTGAAATCATTGGGAAATTACGAAGCAGCCCCTCGCTGCACTGTTAATCACACAGTTCCTGCCATCGTCTTCTCAATTGCAGGATACACTGGAAACTACTTCCATGCCTTCACCGACGTGGTCGTCCCACTCTTCCTGACTTCCTACCAATACAATGGAGAAGTACAGCTTGTTGTGACCAATTTCAAAGTTTGGTGGATTTACAAGTACCTTCCGATACTAAAGAAGCTCTCTCGCTATGAAATCATTGATTTCGACAACGATGAGAGAGTGCATTGCTGTAAACATGCGATCGTCGGTCTGAAAGCCCACAACGACTTGAGCATCGACCCCTCGAAAGCTCCGAACGGATATTCCATGGTCGACTTCACAAGGTTTATGAGGAGCGCGTACTCGCTGGAGAGGAGTTCCCCGATGAGGATCGGTGAACATCCCGGTAAGAAGCCAAGGCTGCTGATCATAGCAAGAAGTCGAACGAGAAAGTTCATGAATCTAGACAAGATAATTCGGATGGCAGAGAAGTTGGGCTTTGAGGTGGTGGTCTCGGAGGCCGACAACAATGTGACTCGGTTTGCGCATGTTGTGAACTCATGTGACGTGATGATGGGGGTTCATGGTGCCGGGCTCACCAACCTAGTCTTCCTTCCGACGAACGCAATCCTGATCCAGATAATCCCTTGGGGTAGGCTGGATTGGATAGCTAATACTTACTTCAAGTATCCGTCCAAGGAGATGAAACTGAGGTACTTGGATTACAATATAACTGAAGAGGAGAGCACGCTTATAGATCAGTACCCTAGAGACCACGCTGTCTTCAAGGACCCCTCGTCAATTCACAAGCTTGGATGGAATGGTATGATGGAAATATACCTAGTGAAGCAAAATGTAAAGCTCAATATCAGGAGGTTTAGGCCTGTTCTGATAAAAGCCCTTAAGCTTCTACATCAACGATAG